The Thermococcus sibiricus MM 739 DNA window AAGAGGCAATGTTTATTGGAATGAGATTGATTTTTGAAGAGCATTATGGAGATTATAAGCTAAAAAAGCTCAAAAAACCTTGAAGCGGGAATTCACAATTTATCAAAAATATTTGAACAACTTGAATAGATTAATTTCTGAACTGCCAGTTCTCCTTTTACCCCCTCCGTCAGACTTGAGTCAGTTAATTGAGATTATGGAAAGATATTCTCTCCTCCCTAATGATGCTTTAATTGTGCTCGCCTGCAAAGCCCATGGGATTAACAAAATAGCAACTTTCGACTCTGATTTTGAAAATGTTGAATTT harbors:
- a CDS encoding PIN domain-containing protein; the encoded protein is MNRLISELPVLLLPPPSDLSQLIEIMERYSLLPNDALIVLACKAHGINKIATFDSDFENVEFLEKLP